The nucleotide window CGTAAAGAGCGGGAACTCGAAGTTTGCCAGAGAACAACACGTCTTCTCCCTTGGGAAGCATTGGTCGGAAAAGCAGATGCTTCTTGACTGCATCCATCGACTGCTCGTACATGGTCTGGTACTTGTCGACCTGGCCGCCGAGGAGCAGATACTGTTTGGGTAGATACTCATATGTAGAGTCTGACATACCACCAAGCGTAAATTCATCACCTCCTCCGTAGCTTGAGCTCGATACAAAGCCTTGAGGTATGCACTCCGGATCAAGAGGCTTGGGTGGCGATGGATCCGGGTCAGCACTCTTAGCACCCAGCGCAGCTTTAGGTTCTTTGGATTGATCAATATTAAGCCGTCGCTTTTCCACTGGCTTGCTGTCCCAGTTCTTGATCTGTGCCTTTCCGGCGGTCCCTTGTTTTATCCACTCCTCCTTTGTGCCCGGACGGACTACATCATCATCCTGATAGAGCCTCACCGGGTCTGGCAAATTCAAAGGCTCATACTTCTTGGAAGCCACACCACTTTCTTGATAGAGTCTAACAGGTTCTGGCAAGTCCAAGGGGACATACTTTTTACCCTCTGGAGACAGCTCTTCGGTAGAAGTGGTTTTAGCCGCCTCAGACTCGCTCGGCACTGGATCGGCAAGGTATCCGTCTGGGGCTGTAAGGGGTTCCTGCGCACCCATTTCCGTGTATCTTCTGCCACAGCCGGAGGCATCTATATATACGGGCCACATTCCTGGGACCAGGGTCTTGTCCTGAAGCTCCTCGAGGTTGTCAGTGATGCGCGCAACAGCGTCGTAGTACTTGTGCTCTCCCGTAAGCTGTGCAAGCCTGGTAAATTCGACTGAAAGCGACCCGATCTCTGCTAGAACAACATTGGTACCGGCACGATGATGCTGCGATGCAAAATCGGGCCTCCAGTAGTAATAGGTTTCCGGCATCCGATTGGGCGTATCGAAGGCGCTGATTAGGACCTCGGCAAGCTCAACCGCCTTGTCCAGCAAGTTCTTGTACTTCTTCCCGCTGAGATCATAGGCAGCCAGCAGTCCGCCGAGGTAGCGAATTGTAGTCTCAAATAAGGGGATATCGGCGCGTGTGGTAGTCGTAAAGTCAATTTGGTCCACTGCTTTGACAGCCTCTTCAAAGTCCTCTTTCAACCCCATGATCCACAAGGTGTCTAGAGAGTCGACCAAAGTTGCGCCCCAGTGTGCAAAGGGGTCCCGAAAGGTTCCAGACTCTGGGCGCAGTTCATCATGGAGCCATGCCTTGGCCCTGTATCCGTCCCATGACTTCTTGGCCACGCTCTGAATTCTGGCCAGTTTTGCGATTCTGTCAGACTTGGTCGCCTCATCCTCCTTCTTGAACTTGGCTTGTATTTTCGGGATCGCTTTTGGCTTGCCCGAGGGCAATTTGATGAGCGATTCGGTGGGAACAGGAAACTTCTCGGGCAGTTTTGTCCAGTGAACGGCTTCGATCTCGGCCGACGATTCCAGTCCGTCTTCGTCGATGGCGGCGTTGCCGTGTGGGTTCGGACGTATGGGCGAGGGTATGGACGGCTTCTGTTGCGTTACAGCTGGAGCGGGTGTGGATGAAGGAAGACTCTTGACCGGAGGCGGTGTCTGTACGGGTCCCGAAGTACTAGCAGCGGGCACATGCAGCTTCAGACTCTTGGTCTCGTGGTCTACGGCAGGTCGTGGCTTGGTGTCGTGCAGCACCCCCTCGGCGGTGCTCTTCAGGCCATGTGCTGCCCCCACTGCTTGCGATGCAGCCTCTCTCCATGCTGCATCCGAACCTCCGAATTTGTAAATTGCTAGTACGGCAATAACAGCAAAGACTAGAAATGCGCGGTATCGTCGATAGCGAAACATGTCGAAAGCTGTGCGGTGGGATCGGAAGGAAAGGGTTGCGCGCGCTGAATGCGATCAACTCAGGGTCTCGCGTAAGGAATACTCGGCGTCGTTATGTCATTACTACCATTGGTACCACTGAGCGTAAGGAAAGAGTCTCCAAGTAAGGTGACAGGATGAATGGCTCTAGTTGCTGTCGCGTTCCAGCGGGCTTGGCTCTCCACAGATGGTAGCTAGTCGCACGTACGCCTCGGTGATCTCTATTTGACAAGGGGTCGAGACAGATTTTTCGCGGCTTTTGCTTACTAGAGAAAAATAAAGTAAGCAGACAACTAACGGCCCGACGTATATCACGCACAAGGCAGGCGCTCATTCTGGCGCTATTCGAATACTGATATACTAACCTTTGTATTATGTTCCTGAGGGCGACACACCCCCGCACCATCAACTACCTCCGTGTTAGCCGAACGCTAACTTTAAGCTTAAATCACCCTGGTAAGGATAGGGGTCCGGTATCCGTTTTTGTATCAGCTGTACGCTTCGCGTTTCGACATTCAATCATGCGCCAGTACGTCTACACAAGGTTTGACACCATCTTCACTAGGCAGCACAGTTGTAGAAGCATTTGTGACATTGGGTGCATTTCAATGATCATGTGCATCGGTTTAGCCTATGTTAATCTATTTAGACAAAGCATCCCGAGTTGCCGCCGTGACTGTGCGTGCGACCTCAAAGTAGCGTCTCCATGTCCTACACATTGAGTAGTCGCATGCGCGGGAAACATGACGTTTCACGCAGTGACGCAGTGACGCTGCGGTAGCTTGTCTTGCGGAAATAGAATAGACGCAACACTATCATTGTTCGTCGCCACCAGGTCCCGGCGCCCGTCCCTGATGAATGGTTAGCATGCGAAATTAGAAAGAGTCTTTGCTTCCTACCATTTGTCGTGCCTTGAGCATCTCATCACACAGCAGCAGGTTGGACGCGATACCAGTAGCAGAAGCTATGCTGTTGCGAATAACCCGGAATGAGTCGTAGACACCTTCTTGAGTAGGGTCCATCGCTTCTCCGGTTGAGAGGTTCAGGCCTACTACGTTGCCCTCGGCATGCTCGTCCTGGAGTGCAGCCACTATCATGTGGTCAGTATGTATCGACAAAATCGAGATTGAAGTACTCACAAGAATCTTGAATGTCGTGACCTGAGTTCGCCGCAAGCGTCTTGGGAATAACGAGCAATGCATCAGCAAATGCTGAAACACCCCACTTTGCTTTACCCTTGACTGTCTTCTTGAACTGTTCGCTGTTTAGGCGAGCTGCACATGCGACCTGGAAAGCACCGCCTCCGGGTACGACGCTTCCGTCGACTATCATGTTGTACACACTCCTCAAACCGTCGCGAACAGCATCCTTGATCTGGGCAATAGTGTGCGAGTTTGGTCCCTTGATGAGTAATGTGACCGACTTTGGCTCCTTGACATCTTCCTATTTCTTATTAGTACATGCATTTGAAAACCATTGTGCTTACTTACGATGAAGGTGTACTTCTCCTCGCCCAGCTGGTGCTCGTAGACAAGACCTGCCCAGCCGAGGACGTCAGGAGTCATGTCGTCTACGCTGTTTTGCGACGTTCCACCGCATACGAGTTGCAGACGCTCCATATTCCTCCTCTTCGCCCTCCTTAGCGCGAAGATGCCGTTCTTGACAAGTACGTCCAAGCTGAGAGGGTCAATGCCCTTTTGGTTTATTATCACGAAGCCCTTCTTGGGATCGTCACCGCAAACCTCCTTCTTGAGCTCAACAATCTTCCTCAGCTTTTCATCAACGAACCGGCGCTCGCTCTCGACCAGCTTCTCTCGCTGTTCAGCGCTTGAGTAGTAGAAGCCAGAGTTGATCTCGGACTTTTCGTACTCTAAGCTGACGTTGAGGGTCAGGATGTATGCGTTCTCGACACGCTTGGCCATGTCTGGATGCCTTGCGCCGTGGTCTAGAGCAAGCCCACGGATAAGCTGTGTATCGGCAGCAGTGCGGTGTTGCATGGTCATGATCTCAACCATGTGTAGATCAGGCTTCGCGGGCGCCTGGTAGATGGCGAGGACGGCATCGACGATGTCGGGGGTCAATTGTTCTGCGAGTGAGCTGTTGATCTTTGTTGACAACGACGTTCGGGCGACTGAGAGGAGGAGTTCGCGGTCGACTTCCTTTGCGAGCTTGAATTCGTCCAGGAACTATGCATTGTCAGCAAACCTTCGTTATATTTGGCCTTGTGCCACTGTACCTTTAGCGACTCTGTCTTCGCGATGTCATAGCCGTCTGCGATGACTCGGGGGTGGAGACCTTCAGAAATATAGCGATCAGCCTGCTTCAGGAGCTCGCCCACCAAGAGTACCACAGAGGTTGTGCCGTCGCCAGTGATCTCGTCTTGTGCTGTTGCTGCGCGCGCAATCATAACCTGGTTTGTTTGAGTCGCGATCCAGAAGCGGATGGGGATATATCATACGGCAGTGGGGTTTTGGATTTGCTGTCTGACTGTTAGCTTGCGAAGGTACTCGTGGAGGTTTGATCAATCACATACCATTTCCTTGAGCAGAACGCTTCCATCTTTTGTGAGCTTGATCTAAAGCAATGGTCAATACATGTCTTATACGCTCGGTTTGCAAACATACTCCACCAGCGCCATCGACAAGCCTGTTCGACGTTAGTGTCTGGTCCCATATatttgttgttgttgttgttgctcACATCTTCAGTGTACCGCGGGGTCCCAGATTTGAAGCAAGTACCTTTTCCACACATTAGAACGTCTCTCTTTTCCTATTGCAACCATTGAATACCTGTTGCAGTCCCTCTCCGGCCGAGATGTTAACACGGAGAGCTTCCCCGCGCCTCTGTGCATTTGTTAGCGGCGTCTTTGTACGGCGGCGGAACCACATACCCTCGACTCGGCCTTGGGATTGAGAAGTTGTGCGGCCGACATGATGAACAGACGATATTCGGGTATCAAACAAAGCAGCAATCAGCAAAATGCAATATGGCGGGGCAAAGCTGCTGTTTCCGCGTTGCCTGTCGCGTCCCTCCTCAGATTTCTTAGCGGGCCCTAGTGCCAAGATTGCGAGAGCTCGGGCCTCCGAGCAATAATCTTTTTCGCATAGCTTTGGACTTTGCACGACCGCGATCACCTCGACAGCCGCATTGCCCGCGCACCTCGTACCTTGATCCAGCTTGTCGCGCTCGCTATCCGCTGTTTTTGCGCTGAATTCATCTAACGCAATTATGAGTGTAGATTATCTGCTCCATGAGAGCCCTGTCGGCTATGCCGTCTTCAAGGTTTCTATCCAGCCAGACACCATTGGCAGTCGCCTCGCAGAAGTACAAAAGGCTGTACAAGACCTCGACAAGTTCGGAAAGACTGTAGA belongs to Pyrenophora tritici-repentis strain M4 chromosome 10, whole genome shotgun sequence and includes:
- a CDS encoding GroL, Chaperonin GroEL (HSP60 family) codes for the protein MSAAQLLNPKAESRRRGEALRVNISAGEGLQQVLASNLGPRGTLKMLVDGAGGIKLTKDGSVLLKEMQIQNPTAVMIARAATAQDEITGDGTTSVVLLVGELLKQADRYISEGLHPRVIADGYDIAKTESLKFLDEFKLAKEVDRELLLSVARTSLSTKINSSLAEQLTPDIVDAVLAIYQAPAKPDLHMVEIMTMQHRTAADTQLIRGLALDHGARHPDMAKRVENAYILTLNVSLEYEKSEINSGFYYSSAEQREKLVESERRFVDEKLRKIVELKKEVCGDDPKKGFVIINQKGIDPLSLDVLVKNGIFALRRAKRRNMERLQLVCGGTSQNSVDDMTPDVLGWAGLVYEHQLGEEKYTFIEDVKEPKSVTLLIKGPNSHTIAQIKDAVRDGLRSVYNMIVDGSVVPGGGAFQVACAARLNSEQFKKTVKGKAKWGVSAFADALLVIPKTLAANSGHDIQDSLAALQDEHAEGNVVGLNLSTGEAMDPTQEGVYDSFRVIRNSIASATGIASNLLLCDEMLKARQMGRAPGPGGDEQ
- a CDS encoding Glyco-hydro-47 domain containing protein produces the protein MFRYRRYRAFLVFAVIAVLAIYKFGGSDAAWREAASQAVGAAHGLKSTAEGVLHDTKPRPAVDHETKSLKLHVPAASTSGPVQTPPPVKSLPSSTPAPAVTQQKPSIPSPIRPNPHGNAAIDEDGLESSAEIEAVHWTKLPEKFPVPTESLIKLPSGKPKAIPKIQAKFKKEDEATKSDRIAKLARIQSVAKKSWDGYRAKAWLHDELRPESGTFRDPFAHWGATLVDSLDTLWIMGLKEDFEEAVKAVDQIDFTTTTRADIPLFETTIRYLGGLLAAYDLSGKKYKNLLDKAVELAEVLISAFDTPNRMPETYYYWRPDFASQHHRAGTNVVLAEIGSLSVEFTRLAQLTGEHKYYDAVARITDNLEELQDKTLVPGMWPVYIDASGCGRRYTEMGAQEPLTAPDGYLADPVPSESEAAKTTSTEELSPEGKKYVPLDLPEPVRLYQESGVASKKYEPLNLPDPVRLYQDDDVVRPGTKEEWIKQGTAGKAQIKNWDSKPVEKRRLNIDQSKEPKAALGAKSADPDPSPPKPLDPECIPQGFVSSSSYGGGDEFTLGGMSDSTYEYLPKQYLLLGGQVDKYQTMYEQSMDAVKKHLLFRPMLPKGEDVLFSGKLRVPALYDTDKFGDLTPENAHLTCFTGGMFGMGAKIFNRPEDLEIAKKLTEGCIWSYDMTQTGIMPESFEVAPCEDMKDCAWNETAYWEAIDPRWESRMEHYSEQRKIYESQIASASSWYNAQMAAKTPAPKPVANAPTEARPTASLVYADNYEKRQLAELVDDSEIAHMPPARPSQNHDSVMGGESEEGEGPPTKVQPTLDIPELAPQPSRTMPDFPYVFSPAPVLDHKEYVHTRIVEDRLPKGVTRIGAKNYILRPEAIESVWYMYRITGDNHWREAGWRMFLAIDRHTSTTYGNSAIDDVTKMAPGLNDEMESFWLAETLKYFYLLFAEEDVISLDEWVLNTEAHPFRRPT